In Streptococcus parasuis, the following proteins share a genomic window:
- a CDS encoding ISL3 family transposase, with protein sequence MEQLNLITNFLRIKDKNITITDEYDMGTHLELHGYLDYMAPKCPKCKGQMAKYDYQKASKIPYLETAGYPLLIRLKKRRFKCKECGKMAVAETPLVKKNHQISVAVNQKIAQLLIENQAMTHIAHRLAISTSSVMRKLNEFKFETDWNTLPEVMSWDEYAFKKGKMSFIAQDFNSLNVIAILDGRTQATIRNHFLRYPRKVRNQVKVITMDMFSPYYQLAKQLFPNAKIVLDRFHIVQHLSRAMNRVRIQIMNQFDRTSQEYRVLKRYWKLIQQDSRKLSDKRFYRPMFRMHLTNKEILEKLLSFSKELRQHYELYQLLLFHFQEKNSDHFFDLIEQEVATVNLIFQTVFKTFLKDKDKVLNAMELPYSNAKLEATNNLIKVIKRNAFGFRNFENFKKRILIALNIKKERTKFVLSRC encoded by the coding sequence ATGGAACAACTAAATCTTATCACAAATTTTCTCAGAATTAAAGACAAAAATATCACTATCACTGATGAATATGATATGGGAACTCACTTAGAACTCCACGGTTACTTGGATTACATGGCTCCTAAATGCCCAAAATGCAAGGGACAAATGGCTAAGTACGACTACCAGAAAGCATCAAAAATTCCCTACCTAGAAACCGCTGGTTATCCACTCCTTATCCGCCTTAAAAAGCGTCGTTTCAAGTGTAAAGAATGTGGGAAAATGGCGGTCGCTGAAACTCCTCTTGTTAAGAAAAACCATCAAATATCTGTCGCTGTTAACCAGAAAATTGCCCAATTACTCATCGAAAATCAAGCAATGACACATATCGCACACAGGCTAGCTATCTCAACATCATCAGTTATGAGAAAGCTCAATGAGTTCAAGTTTGAAACGGATTGGAATACCCTACCTGAGGTGATGAGTTGGGACGAGTATGCCTTCAAGAAGGGGAAAATGAGCTTCATCGCTCAAGATTTCAACTCCCTAAATGTCATCGCCATTCTCGACGGAAGAACTCAAGCAACCATCCGAAACCACTTTCTACGCTATCCTAGAAAGGTTAGAAATCAGGTCAAAGTGATTACCATGGATATGTTTAGTCCCTATTATCAACTTGCTAAACAGCTTTTTCCGAATGCAAAAATCGTACTAGACCGCTTTCATATTGTTCAACACCTTAGCCGGGCTATGAACCGTGTCCGTATTCAAATTATGAATCAATTCGACAGAACATCGCAGGAATACCGAGTCTTGAAACGCTACTGGAAATTGATACAACAAGATAGCCGTAAACTCAGCGATAAACGATTTTATCGCCCTATGTTTCGAATGCATTTGACTAACAAGGAAATCCTAGAAAAACTCCTGTCTTTCTCCAAGGAACTACGACAGCACTATGAACTCTATCAATTGCTCTTATTCCATTTCCAAGAGAAGAACTCAGACCATTTCTTTGACCTCATCGAACAGGAAGTAGCCACTGTTAATCTTATTTTTCAGACGGTATTTAAGACATTTCTAAAGGATAAAGACAAGGTTTTAAACGCCATGGAATTGCCTTATTCCAACGCCAAACTGGAAGCTACCAATAATCTCATCAAAGTCATTAAAAGAAATGCCTTTGGTTTCAGGAACTTTGAAAATTTTAAAAAACGGATTTTGATTGCTTTGAACATAAAGAAAGAGAGAACGAAGTTCGTCCTCTCTAGGTGTTAG
- a CDS encoding ABC transporter permease, with translation MTKYLLKRIAILVATLWVVITLSFFLMQIMPGTPYNSPKLTDEMIAMMNKQYGLDKPLWQQYLKYITDILHGDFGTSYQSINQSVTKLIVQRLGVSVHLGIQALIVGISGGLIVGAVSARNKNNKIDGVLSILSTLGISVPAFIIGLLLLDYLGFKWALLPLSGWGTFEQTILPTFALAIPVFAQVTRFFRSEMIETLNTDYIQLARAKGMTNRQVTNHHAYRNSMIPVLTLVGPMAANILTGSALIEQIFSIPGIGQQFVTSIPTKDYPVIMGTTIVYAMMLMVAILITDIIISIVDPRVRLG, from the coding sequence ATGACTAAATATTTATTGAAAAGGATCGCCATTCTGGTGGCGACGTTGTGGGTAGTTATTACTCTGTCCTTCTTTTTAATGCAAATTATGCCCGGAACACCATATAATAGTCCGAAATTAACGGATGAAATGATTGCCATGATGAATAAACAATATGGTTTGGATAAACCATTGTGGCAACAGTATTTAAAATATATAACTGATATCTTACATGGTGATTTTGGGACAAGCTATCAGTCCATTAACCAATCTGTGACTAAATTAATTGTACAACGTCTCGGTGTGTCAGTTCATCTTGGAATTCAAGCCCTGATTGTCGGAATTAGTGGCGGTCTCATTGTTGGTGCTGTCTCAGCTAGAAATAAAAACAATAAAATTGATGGTGTTTTGAGTATTTTATCAACTTTAGGGATTTCAGTTCCAGCATTTATTATTGGTCTACTTTTGTTGGACTATCTAGGTTTCAAATGGGCGTTATTACCTCTTTCAGGATGGGGGACTTTTGAACAAACTATCTTGCCAACTTTCGCCCTTGCAATCCCAGTCTTTGCACAGGTTACACGTTTCTTCAGAAGTGAAATGATTGAAACCTTGAACACTGACTATATTCAGTTGGCGCGTGCAAAGGGTATGACAAATCGTCAAGTAACCAATCATCACGCTTACCGTAATTCAATGATTCCTGTTCTGACCTTGGTTGGACCAATGGCGGCTAATATTTTGACGGGTTCAGCTTTGATTGAACAGATTTTTTCCATTCCAGGGATAGGTCAACAGTTTGTAACGTCAATTCCTACAAAAGACTATCCAGTGATTATGGGGACTACAATTGTCTATGCAATGATGCTCATGGTTGCTATTTTGATTACGGACATTATCATTAGCATTGTGGATCCACGTGTCAGACTGGGATAA
- a CDS encoding DUF3397 domain-containing protein, with amino-acid sequence MFESMIFLKIAAILFLFLTLALSIIVVNFFKLQKRGWNFADIAFPLFAFEFYLISDKAYYSSLIPYLTFSLSVLAIGLCLFFLLQKRQFNYKRFFKVFWRAGFILTFLMYLALVIAVLTLKN; translated from the coding sequence ATGTTTGAATCAATGATTTTTTTAAAGATTGCGGCAATATTATTTCTATTTCTGACTTTGGCACTTTCCATTATAGTTGTCAATTTTTTTAAATTGCAAAAAAGAGGATGGAATTTTGCGGATATTGCCTTTCCATTATTTGCCTTTGAGTTTTATCTTATTTCTGACAAGGCTTACTATAGTAGCTTAATACCTTATCTGACCTTCTCACTGTCAGTACTTGCCATCGGTCTTTGTCTCTTCTTCTTGCTTCAAAAAAGACAGTTTAACTACAAACGATTTTTCAAAGTATTTTGGAGAGCTGGCTTTATCTTGACATTCCTGATGTATTTGGCCTTGGTGATTGCTGTCTTAACTTTAAAAAACTAA
- a CDS encoding ABC transporter ATP-binding protein, producing MNKETILQVENLNVTFHTYAGEVQAIRDVNFTLNKGETLAIVGESGSGKSVTTRTLMGLNAKNAHLSGKIHFKDKDLSELSESEWVKVRGNEIAMIFQDPMTSLDPTMTIGMQIAEPIILHEKVSKSEALKRALELMKKVGIPNAEEHIKDYPHQWSGGMRQRAVIAIALAANPEILIADEPTTALDVTIQAQILNLMKEIQSQTQSSIIFITHDLGVVAGMADRVAVMYAGKIVEVGTVEEVFYNPQHPYTWGLLNSMPTTETTSGSLESIPGTPPDLLNPPVGDAFAARNAYALDIDFEEQPPMFQISDSHYAATWLLDERAPEITPPLAILKRWEKWNSKKEKQ from the coding sequence ATGAATAAAGAAACGATTTTACAGGTTGAAAACTTAAATGTTACCTTTCATACCTATGCCGGTGAAGTTCAGGCCATTCGTGATGTGAATTTTACATTGAACAAGGGTGAAACTCTGGCTATTGTTGGAGAGTCAGGTTCAGGTAAATCAGTAACAACACGTACGCTAATGGGCTTAAATGCAAAAAATGCACATTTGTCAGGTAAGATTCATTTTAAAGATAAAGACTTGAGCGAGTTGTCAGAGAGTGAGTGGGTAAAAGTTCGTGGAAATGAAATTGCCATGATTTTCCAAGATCCAATGACAAGTTTGGATCCAACAATGACAATCGGTATGCAAATTGCTGAGCCAATCATTTTACATGAAAAGGTATCCAAATCAGAGGCCTTGAAACGTGCCTTGGAACTCATGAAAAAGGTTGGTATTCCAAATGCTGAAGAGCACATTAAAGATTATCCACATCAATGGTCAGGTGGGATGCGTCAACGTGCAGTCATCGCGATTGCACTTGCAGCGAATCCAGAAATTCTAATTGCAGATGAACCAACAACTGCCTTAGACGTGACGATTCAAGCGCAAATTTTGAATTTGATGAAAGAAATTCAGTCTCAAACACAGTCTTCTATTATCTTTATTACCCATGATTTGGGTGTGGTAGCTGGTATGGCGGACCGTGTGGCTGTTATGTACGCAGGGAAGATTGTGGAAGTTGGAACGGTTGAGGAAGTATTTTATAATCCGCAACATCCTTACACATGGGGGTTATTAAACTCTATGCCGACAACAGAGACTACTTCTGGAAGTTTGGAATCCATTCCTGGAACTCCGCCAGATTTGTTGAACCCTCCTGTTGGAGATGCTTTTGCAGCCAGAAATGCATATGCTCTCGATATTGATTTTGAAGAGCAACCGCCAATGTTCCAAATTTCAGATAGCCATTATGCAGCAACATGGTTGTTAGATGAGCGAGCTCCTGAAATTACCCCACCGTTAGCAATCTTGAAACGTTGGGAAAAATGGAATAGTAAGAAGGAGAAACAATGA
- a CDS encoding ABC transporter ATP-binding protein — MSENRKKLVELKNVSLTFNAGKKNEVKAIDNVSFDIYEGEVFGLVGESGSGKTTVGRTILKLYDYNAGDILFDGQSISKLSGKDLKEFRKDAQMIFQDPQASLNGRMKIRDIVAEGLDIHGLTSSKEERDERVQHLLDLVGLNKDHLTRYPHEFSGGQRQRIGIARALAVRPKFIIADEPISALDVSIQAQVVNLMQKLQREQGLTYLFVAHDLSMVKYISDRIGVMHWGKMLEIGTSDAVYNDPIHPYTKSLLSAIPEPDPEFEKNRIHVEYDPSAELDGQERQMHEITPGHFVLATEEEAAAYRAERNK; from the coding sequence ATGAGCGAAAATAGAAAAAAACTCGTTGAACTAAAAAATGTTTCATTGACTTTTAATGCAGGTAAGAAAAACGAAGTTAAAGCCATTGACAATGTTTCCTTTGACATTTATGAAGGAGAGGTCTTTGGTCTCGTTGGTGAATCTGGGTCAGGGAAGACAACGGTTGGCCGTACAATTTTAAAGTTGTATGACTATAATGCTGGTGATATTCTCTTTGATGGCCAGTCTATTTCAAAGCTTTCTGGAAAAGATTTGAAAGAATTTCGAAAAGATGCACAAATGATTTTCCAAGATCCTCAAGCTAGTTTGAATGGTCGTATGAAAATCAGAGATATCGTTGCAGAAGGTTTGGATATTCACGGCTTGACTTCTTCAAAAGAAGAACGGGATGAGCGTGTTCAACATTTATTGGATTTAGTCGGTTTAAATAAGGATCATTTAACGCGTTATCCGCATGAGTTTTCAGGTGGACAACGACAACGGATTGGTATTGCTCGTGCCTTAGCAGTTCGTCCAAAATTCATTATTGCTGACGAACCAATCTCAGCCTTAGATGTATCCATCCAAGCACAAGTTGTTAATTTGATGCAAAAATTGCAGAGAGAACAAGGTCTAACCTATCTTTTTGTTGCACACGATTTATCAATGGTTAAGTACATCTCTGACCGTATTGGTGTTATGCACTGGGGTAAAATGTTGGAAATTGGAACGTCGGATGCTGTTTACAATGACCCAATTCATCCCTACACGAAGAGTTTGCTTTCTGCTATCCCTGAACCGGATCCAGAATTTGAAAAAAATCGTATCCATGTGGAATACGATCCAAGTGCTGAATTAGATGGTCAAGAACGTCAGATGCATGAGATTACGCCTGGTCACTTTGTATTGGCTACAGAAGAAGAGGCTGCGGCATACCGCGCTGAACGAAACAAATAA
- a CDS encoding peptide ABC transporter substrate-binding protein — protein MNKWKKLATAGLAVATLSVLAACGNGGSKSSSADTTTINWYTPTEIITLDISKNTDRYSATAIGNSGSNLLRAGENGELNEDLAEKLEISEDGLTYTATLRDGLKWSDGSDLTAEDFVYSWQRIADPATASEYAYLVAESGILNGEAVIAGEKPVTELGVKAEGNKVIFTLATPSPQFKSLLSFSNFVPQSKAFVEKVGDDYGTSSDNQIYSGPFTVEDWNGTSGTYKLVKNENYWNAENVKIETVNFQTVKKPDTAVQMYKQGELDYALISDTSAIYNANKNNEDVVPVKEATTAYMVYNQTGSVPALSNTKIRQALNLATNREGVVEAAINTGSVAATGFAPTGLAALSDGTDLAEFIAPGYTYDETEAAKLFKEGLAEAGLSEVTLTITADADRPAAKAAVDYLKETWEKALPGLTVEEKFVTFKQRLEDTKNQNFEVALVLWGGDYPEGSTFYGLMTSDSAYNYGKFSSAEYDAAYNKALTVDALDVDAAAADYKAAEKVLFDNAYYNPLYFRSQAALQNPSIKGFVRNSTGLQEDFTYAYIEE, from the coding sequence ATGAATAAATGGAAAAAACTCGCTACAGCAGGTTTAGCTGTAGCTACACTTTCTGTCCTAGCTGCCTGCGGTAATGGAGGTTCAAAATCTTCATCAGCAGACACTACTACTATTAATTGGTATACACCAACTGAGATCATTACGCTCGACATTTCAAAAAATACCGACCGCTATTCAGCCACTGCAATTGGTAACTCTGGAAGTAACTTATTACGTGCCGGTGAAAACGGCGAATTGAACGAAGATTTAGCTGAGAAGTTGGAAATTTCAGAAGACGGGTTAACTTATACAGCTACACTTCGTGACGGTTTAAAATGGTCAGACGGAAGCGATTTGACTGCTGAAGATTTTGTTTACTCTTGGCAACGTATTGCTGATCCAGCGACAGCATCAGAATATGCTTACCTAGTTGCTGAATCAGGTATCTTAAATGGTGAAGCTGTTATTGCAGGTGAAAAACCTGTAACGGAATTGGGTGTAAAAGCAGAGGGTAATAAAGTTATCTTTACTTTAGCAACTCCGTCACCTCAATTCAAGAGTCTCTTATCATTCTCTAACTTTGTTCCACAAAGTAAAGCCTTTGTTGAAAAAGTAGGTGATGACTACGGTACTTCATCAGATAACCAAATCTACTCTGGTCCATTTACTGTTGAAGATTGGAATGGTACAAGTGGAACATATAAACTTGTTAAGAATGAAAATTATTGGAATGCTGAAAATGTAAAGATTGAAACAGTTAATTTCCAAACTGTTAAGAAACCAGATACAGCAGTTCAAATGTACAAACAAGGTGAGTTAGATTATGCGTTAATTTCTGATACATCAGCTATCTATAACGCAAATAAAAACAACGAAGATGTGGTACCAGTTAAAGAAGCAACTACAGCTTACATGGTATACAACCAAACTGGTTCAGTTCCAGCTTTGAGCAATACAAAAATTCGTCAAGCACTGAATTTGGCTACAAATCGTGAAGGTGTTGTTGAAGCAGCTATTAATACAGGTTCAGTAGCAGCAACAGGTTTTGCGCCAACAGGTTTGGCTGCTTTGTCGGATGGCACAGACTTGGCTGAATTTATTGCACCTGGTTATACTTATGACGAAACTGAAGCAGCTAAGCTATTCAAAGAAGGTTTGGCAGAAGCTGGACTTTCTGAAGTAACGTTAACCATTACTGCGGATGCTGATCGTCCAGCAGCTAAAGCAGCAGTTGATTACTTGAAAGAAACGTGGGAGAAAGCTCTTCCTGGATTGACAGTCGAAGAAAAATTTGTAACCTTTAAACAACGTTTGGAAGATACTAAGAACCAAAACTTCGAAGTTGCTCTTGTTCTTTGGGGTGGTGACTATCCAGAAGGATCTACATTCTATGGTTTGATGACATCTGATTCTGCTTACAACTATGGTAAATTCTCAAGCGCTGAGTATGACGCTGCCTATAATAAAGCTTTGACAGTAGATGCTCTTGATGTTGATGCAGCAGCGGCTGACTATAAAGCAGCAGAGAAAGTTTTGTTTGACAATGCTTACTACAACCCACTATACTTCCGTAGCCAAGCAGCTCTTCAAAATCCATCTATTAAAGGATTTGTTCGTAACTCAACAGGTCTTCAAGAAGACTTTACCTACGCTTACATAGAAGAGTAG
- a CDS encoding ABC transporter permease translates to MTEQRKTFTLVGAGSSDSQEKIEKPALSFMQDAWRRLKQNKLAVISLWFIGFLLVFAIGSTFVVSTNSANSFNSEEVSTYRNLPPKISDNLPFWNGSIVYSGNTEANDAYADQSVPEGVKFVLGTDNLGRSIAKRVTVGIRISLLIAVVATLIDLVIGVTYGLISGFSGGKVDTVMQRVIEVISSIPNLVIVTMLGLLLGNGVTSIIISIAIVGWTSMARQVRNLTLSYKERDFVLASRALGESNLKIAFKHVLPNISGIIIVQIMMTVPSAIMYESVLSAINLGVKPPTASLGSLITDAQENLQYYPYQVMIPAAALVLISLAFILLGDGLRDAFDPKSSAD, encoded by the coding sequence ATGACAGAACAAAGAAAAACATTTACTTTGGTTGGTGCGGGTAGCTCAGACTCCCAGGAAAAAATTGAAAAGCCAGCCTTGTCGTTTATGCAAGATGCTTGGCGACGATTAAAGCAAAATAAATTAGCAGTTATTTCATTATGGTTTATTGGATTTTTGCTAGTATTTGCAATTGGTTCAACTTTTGTGGTTTCTACAAATTCTGCCAATAGTTTTAATAGTGAAGAAGTCTCTACATATCGAAACTTGCCACCAAAAATTAGTGATAACTTACCATTCTGGAATGGATCAATTGTTTATTCAGGAAATACTGAAGCAAATGATGCCTATGCAGATCAGAGTGTTCCTGAAGGGGTTAAGTTTGTTTTAGGTACGGACAACCTTGGACGTAGCATCGCCAAACGAGTGACTGTAGGTATTCGTATCTCCCTTTTAATTGCAGTTGTTGCTACTTTGATTGACTTGGTTATTGGTGTGACCTATGGTCTGATTTCAGGTTTCTCTGGTGGAAAAGTGGACACGGTTATGCAACGGGTGATCGAAGTTATCTCTTCCATTCCGAACTTGGTTATTGTAACCATGCTTGGTTTGCTCTTAGGAAATGGTGTGACTTCTATTATTATTTCAATCGCAATTGTTGGATGGACCTCGATGGCTCGTCAGGTTCGGAACCTAACCCTATCCTACAAGGAGCGTGACTTTGTACTTGCCTCTCGTGCGTTAGGTGAGAGCAACCTGAAAATTGCTTTTAAACATGTTTTGCCAAATATTTCAGGTATTATTATTGTCCAAATTATGATGACTGTCCCTAGTGCAATCATGTATGAGTCTGTATTGTCAGCCATCAACCTCGGTGTAAAACCACCTACAGCATCTCTTGGCTCGTTGATTACAGACGCTCAAGAAAACTTACAATATTATCCATATCAAGTAATGATTCCTGCAGCAGCATTAGTATTGATTTCGCTTGCCTTTATTTTGTTAGGTGATGGCTTACGTGATGCTTTTGATCCGAAATCAAGTGCAGACTAG
- a CDS encoding VOC family protein: MKLDTVHHIAIIGSNYENTREFYVEKLGFEQLDEHIRPEKKDILFNVRKSNLVLEIFIKPDAPKRPAMPNPEHTGLRHLAFKVENVEECLSEFDMLGIRHESVRWDDFDGKKMAFFFDPDGLPLEIHE; encoded by the coding sequence ATGAAACTTGATACTGTACATCATATTGCTATCATTGGTAGCAATTATGAAAATACAAGGGAATTTTATGTCGAAAAGTTAGGGTTTGAACAACTTGATGAGCATATCCGTCCAGAAAAAAAGGATATTCTTTTTAATGTAAGAAAAAGTAATCTGGTTTTGGAAATTTTCATTAAACCAGATGCCCCAAAGCGACCTGCTATGCCAAATCCAGAGCATACTGGACTCCGTCATCTAGCATTTAAGGTTGAGAATGTAGAAGAGTGTTTAAGCGAGTTTGATATGCTTGGGATTCGGCATGAAAGCGTACGGTGGGATGATTTTGACGGAAAAAAGATGGCATTTTTCTTTGATCCAGATGGTCTTCCATTAGAAATCCATGAATAA
- a CDS encoding DNA translocase FtsK, with protein sequence MRKTGKKGKATRRPTKAELAQQERVKKMVLRIIGLLFLAFTASRLGVFGVTSYNIFRLLFGSLAYLLIVGAFVYFLFPNQIRNREGTISGFWLIVAGLLLEFHAYFDWNFKGNDLFHQTLKLALRDLSSFKVSEFFGGGLVGNLLYLPVSFLFSNVGTFFIGFLFIAFGIFFMSPWSVYDVADGMAVFRDRLSERQEKRAELRAQKRVEREEKRQQELARLEEERLRIENEVEVTDESTSPQRKIDLETGEIIEEKEIEEPVQVPIFSEYDHLEPEDEFPVMLAQDDLPVMEAQQELADEEVEDTDIQIDFKPKQRLAYKLPTIDLFAPIKVKGQTNEKRIVRQNIKVLEDTFASFGIKVVVERAEIGPSVTRYELKPAVGVRVNRISNLADDLALALAAKDVRIEAPIPGKSLVGIEVPNTEVAMVPFRELWEQSKTDPAKLLEIPLGKAVNGTVRSFDLTRMPHLLVAGSTGSGKSVAVNGIISSILMKASPDQVKFMMIDPKMVELSVYNDIPHLLIPVVTNPRKAARALQKVVDEMEKRYELFSQVGVRNLEGYNAKVEEFNSRSIEKQIPLPLIVVIVDELADLMMVASKEVEDAIIRLGQKARAAGIHMILATQRPSVDVISGLIKANVPSRVAFAVASGTDSRTILGENGAEKLLGRGDMLFHPIGESAPMRLQGSFISDDDVERIVQFVKEQADAEYDDTFDPGEVSDGDSDFGGNGGTNEGDPLFNEARALVIETQKASASMIQRRLSVGFNRATRLMEELEAAGVIGPAEGTKPRKVLETQ encoded by the coding sequence ATGAGAAAGACAGGTAAGAAAGGAAAGGCGACAAGACGGCCGACAAAGGCGGAACTGGCTCAACAAGAGCGTGTTAAAAAGATGGTTTTACGCATCATCGGTCTCCTTTTTTTAGCATTTACAGCAAGTCGATTGGGAGTGTTTGGGGTAACCAGTTACAACATTTTCCGATTGCTTTTTGGTAGTTTGGCCTACCTTTTGATTGTGGGTGCATTTGTTTATTTCTTGTTTCCAAATCAAATTCGGAATCGTGAAGGAACTATTTCCGGTTTTTGGCTAATCGTTGCAGGACTCTTGCTTGAATTTCATGCCTATTTTGACTGGAATTTTAAGGGAAATGATTTATTTCATCAGACACTCAAGTTGGCTCTTCGAGATTTATCCTCATTCAAAGTGTCAGAGTTCTTTGGAGGAGGTTTAGTTGGAAATCTACTCTATTTGCCAGTGTCATTCCTGTTTTCAAATGTAGGCACCTTTTTCATCGGCTTCTTATTTATAGCCTTTGGGATTTTCTTTATGAGCCCATGGTCTGTATACGATGTGGCGGATGGAATGGCAGTTTTCAGAGATAGACTTTCTGAAAGACAAGAAAAAAGAGCAGAGCTTCGTGCACAGAAGCGGGTTGAACGAGAAGAAAAACGCCAGCAAGAATTAGCTCGTCTTGAGGAGGAGCGCCTCCGAATTGAAAATGAAGTTGAGGTTACCGATGAAAGCACCTCTCCTCAACGAAAAATTGATCTTGAAACAGGGGAAATCATAGAGGAAAAAGAGATAGAAGAACCCGTTCAAGTACCAATTTTTTCTGAATACGATCATTTGGAACCCGAAGATGAGTTTCCAGTCATGCTTGCACAAGATGATCTTCCAGTTATGGAGGCCCAGCAGGAACTCGCAGACGAAGAAGTTGAAGATACTGACATTCAAATAGATTTTAAACCCAAGCAACGATTGGCTTACAAATTGCCAACCATTGATTTATTTGCCCCTATAAAAGTAAAAGGACAAACCAATGAGAAGCGAATCGTTCGTCAGAATATAAAAGTGTTAGAAGACACCTTTGCAAGTTTTGGTATCAAAGTAGTAGTTGAACGAGCAGAAATTGGGCCATCAGTGACTCGGTATGAGCTAAAACCAGCAGTTGGGGTTCGCGTCAATCGTATTTCAAATTTGGCAGATGATTTAGCACTGGCCTTAGCAGCCAAAGATGTACGAATTGAAGCCCCTATTCCAGGAAAATCACTCGTTGGTATTGAGGTGCCGAACACAGAAGTAGCAATGGTGCCTTTTCGAGAGTTATGGGAACAATCCAAGACGGACCCGGCTAAATTGTTGGAAATTCCACTTGGCAAAGCTGTCAATGGAACGGTTCGCTCGTTTGACTTGACACGGATGCCTCATTTATTGGTGGCTGGTTCGACTGGTTCAGGGAAATCAGTGGCTGTCAATGGGATTATTTCTTCAATTTTGATGAAAGCAAGCCCAGATCAAGTGAAGTTCATGATGATTGACCCCAAAATGGTGGAACTATCCGTTTATAATGATATTCCTCACTTATTAATTCCTGTTGTAACCAATCCACGAAAAGCAGCGCGTGCCCTTCAAAAAGTCGTTGACGAGATGGAAAAACGGTATGAGCTGTTCAGTCAAGTGGGGGTTAGAAATTTAGAAGGTTATAATGCCAAAGTGGAAGAATTCAATAGCCGCTCGATTGAAAAACAAATCCCATTACCACTCATTGTTGTCATTGTGGATGAACTTGCTGACTTGATGATGGTAGCTAGTAAAGAAGTCGAAGATGCTATTATTCGACTTGGACAAAAGGCGCGCGCGGCTGGGATTCATATGATACTTGCAACTCAAAGGCCATCAGTGGATGTTATTTCTGGTCTTATCAAGGCCAATGTACCGTCCCGTGTCGCTTTTGCTGTGGCATCAGGCACGGATTCGCGGACTATTTTGGGTGAGAATGGAGCAGAAAAACTGCTTGGACGGGGGGACATGCTGTTTCACCCGATTGGAGAATCTGCGCCAATGCGTTTACAAGGTTCCTTTATTTCAGACGATGATGTAGAACGTATTGTTCAATTTGTAAAAGAGCAGGCTGACGCAGAATATGATGATACCTTTGATCCTGGGGAAGTGTCTGATGGTGATTCTGATTTCGGAGGAAATGGAGGAACAAACGAAGGGGATCCTCTCTTTAATGAGGCACGTGCTTTAGTGATTGAGACACAAAAAGCCAGTGCATCGATGATTCAACGTCGCTTATCTGTCGGATTTAACCGAGCAACACGACTAATGGAAGAATTAGAGGCTGCAGGTGTCATCGGCCCTGCAGAAGGCACAAAACCAAGAAAGGTGTTAGAAACGCAATAA
- the rplK gene encoding 50S ribosomal protein L11, which translates to MAKKVEKLVKLQIPAGKATPAPPVGPALGQAGINIMGFTKEFNARTADQAGMIIPVVISVYEDKSFTFITKTPPAAVLLKKAAGVEKGSGTPNKTKVATVTRAQVQEIAETKMPDLNAASVEAAMRMIEGTARSMGFTVTD; encoded by the coding sequence ATGGCTAAAAAAGTCGAAAAACTCGTAAAACTTCAAATTCCTGCAGGTAAAGCTACTCCAGCTCCACCAGTCGGACCAGCACTTGGTCAAGCAGGTATCAATATCATGGGATTCACTAAAGAGTTCAACGCTCGTACAGCTGACCAAGCTGGTATGATCATCCCAGTTGTTATCTCTGTGTATGAAGATAAATCATTCACTTTCATCACTAAAACACCACCAGCTGCTGTTCTTTTGAAAAAAGCTGCAGGTGTTGAAAAAGGTTCAGGTACACCAAACAAAACTAAAGTTGCAACAGTTACTCGTGCACAAGTACAAGAAATTGCTGAAACTAAAATGCCTGACTTGAACGCTGCATCTGTAGAAGCTGCAATGCGTATGATCGAAGGTACTGCTCGTTCTATGGGATTCACTGTTACTGACTAA